Proteins encoded by one window of Cuniculiplasma divulgatum:
- the tnpC gene encoding IS66 family transposase, which yields MIKLLAETPGDQDMIDKILRAFDQLRKRLEDKNRELEEYKKRHPATVGVKNGKTYDIAVPQDVKPDIMDHENPGKREPGSQEGHPGHFRIRKKPTESIRIHLDLKECPECHSPLRRKGSRSRIIEDIPVIKPDIIEYSMDRLYCTKCHRVYEPEIPDAFPNATLSLRAMITVAYFRIGMRISIENVSRMMKEVFGIHVSEGEIQNILSQLSNALGDEYTRLLDSIRESSYRHMDSTSWRIDGDNYNLWTFLTETEAIFHISRGNGHDVPMEVLGEHNGTDVHDRHSAFETLAKETGNNQQYCWSHIICDAKELEQFYGEEGSGIKRSIQSVYDEAKGFHGHGTMDDVENLYHRLVFLLDTDYENARSRKFVKNLLKRKKEWLFRFVIDPDVEATNNRAERALRPSVIYRKISGGSRSDRGADIYTKIFSVYYTSKLRGKSFITDTSSVIKRSAKPG from the coding sequence ATGATTAAATTACTTGCCGAAACACCCGGAGACCAGGACATGATTGATAAGATTCTCAGGGCCTTCGATCAATTGAGAAAACGTCTGGAGGACAAAAACAGGGAACTTGAGGAATACAAAAAGAGACATCCTGCAACCGTAGGTGTGAAGAATGGAAAGACCTATGACATTGCAGTACCACAGGATGTAAAACCTGACATCATGGATCATGAAAACCCTGGGAAGAGAGAACCGGGATCACAGGAAGGTCACCCCGGGCACTTCAGGATCAGAAAAAAGCCAACAGAAAGCATAAGGATCCACCTGGATCTGAAGGAATGCCCCGAGTGCCATTCCCCCCTGAGGAGAAAGGGATCAAGGTCAAGGATCATAGAGGATATCCCGGTCATAAAACCTGATATCATAGAGTACAGTATGGATCGATTATACTGCACAAAATGCCACAGGGTATATGAACCAGAAATACCCGATGCATTTCCCAATGCAACATTATCACTGAGGGCAATGATCACCGTTGCCTACTTCCGCATAGGCATGAGAATAAGCATTGAGAACGTTTCGAGGATGATGAAAGAGGTATTCGGCATCCATGTATCAGAAGGGGAGATACAGAATATCCTGTCACAACTCTCCAATGCACTTGGAGATGAATATACCAGGTTGCTGGACAGTATCAGGGAATCATCCTACCGCCACATGGATTCCACTTCATGGAGGATTGACGGCGATAATTACAACCTCTGGACATTTCTCACAGAGACAGAGGCCATATTCCACATATCCAGGGGAAACGGCCATGATGTTCCCATGGAGGTTCTCGGTGAACATAATGGAACCGATGTTCATGACAGGCATTCCGCATTCGAAACACTTGCCAAAGAGACAGGCAACAATCAGCAGTACTGCTGGTCTCACATAATCTGTGATGCAAAGGAACTGGAACAGTTCTACGGTGAGGAGGGATCAGGAATAAAGAGATCCATTCAATCAGTATATGATGAGGCAAAGGGATTCCATGGCCATGGCACCATGGATGATGTTGAGAATCTTTACCACAGACTTGTCTTCCTCCTGGATACAGATTATGAAAACGCGAGATCGAGAAAGTTTGTTAAGAATCTTCTGAAACGGAAGAAGGAGTGGTTGTTCCGTTTCGTCATTGATCCTGATGTTGAAGCGACAAACAACAGGGCAGAGAGGGCACTGAGACCTTCGGTCATATACAGGAAAATATCAGGCGGATCCAGATCAGATAGAGGCGCTGATATCTATACGAAGATCTTTTCCGTATATTACACATCAAAGCTGAGGGGAAAAAGCTTCATTA
- a CDS encoding halocin C8-like domain-containing protein: MAKRINSIKVVHFDETTENGVRTQQASVLIEIEGERPKLIQGTQVLKGDVNGKHTISYTIFNGRNIGKATYSINTMEKNENDSKLKIVGISEGKVCCGNSKPIDTTLVVPNKTYSSNDPSIQCDICQELVKEICEELADGIPSDEICADVCVAGAGDICLLFVETLIGYLICLSICASLCALAIEEITDYGCSVGAEYICQKVGVC, encoded by the coding sequence ATGGCAAAGAGAATAAATAGTATAAAGGTTGTCCATTTTGATGAAACTACTGAAAATGGTGTCAGAACACAGCAAGCATCTGTACTTATTGAAATTGAAGGCGAAAGACCTAAATTAATTCAGGGAACGCAAGTATTGAAAGGAGATGTAAACGGTAAACACACTATCAGCTATACTATATTCAATGGAAGAAATATTGGGAAAGCAACCTACTCCATAAATACAATGGAAAAGAATGAAAATGATTCAAAACTAAAAATTGTGGGCATTAGTGAGGGAAAAGTTTGTTGCGGGAATAGTAAACCGATAGACACAACATTAGTGGTACCTAATAAAACATACTCAAGCAATGATCCATCTATTCAATGCGACATTTGTCAGGAATTAGTTAAGGAAATATGCGAGGAATTGGCAGACGGCATACCTTCGGATGAGATATGTGCGGACGTATGTGTTGCGGGAGCAGGAGATATTTGCTTATTATTTGTTGAAACCTTAATCGGTTACCTTATCTGTCTATCAATTTGCGCCTCTCTCTGTGCACTGGCAATAGAGGAAATAACAGATTACGGTTGTAGCGTGGGAGCCGAGTACATATGCCAAAAGGTAGGTGTATGCTAG